From Montipora foliosa isolate CH-2021 chromosome 6, ASM3666993v2, whole genome shotgun sequence, a single genomic window includes:
- the LOC138008652 gene encoding structural maintenance of chromosomes protein 3-like, with product MDAINDDAKHMEKIAHKRSLLMKKKEDCTKKIRELGSLPADAFDKHQKTPIKTLWKKLHQCNEELKKYSHVNKKALDQFVNFSEQKEKLMKRKEELDKGYQSIVDLMDVLEQRKHEAILFTFKQMSHYFSEVFKQLVSNGKASLVMKTDPVEQPEDEESEASSQQSTVPLVDQFTGISIKVSFTGKSAETREMNQLSGGQKSLVALALIFAIQKCDPAPFYLFDEIDQALDPQFRKAVAEMLRNLAEKAQFITTTFRPELLESADKFYGVKFRNKVSHIDAITAEQAKDFIEDDTQEK from the exons ATGGATGCCATCAACGATGATGCTAAGCATATGGAGAAAATTGCTCATAAAAGAAGTCTTCTTATGAAAAAA AAAGAAGATTGTACAAAGAAGATACGTGAGCTAGGCTCCCTTCCTGCAGATGCGTTTGATAAACATCAAAAAACACCAATCAAAACA ctgtgGAAAAAACTTCACCAGTGCAATGAAGAACTGAAGAAGTACAGCCATGTCAATAAGAAAGCGCTGGACCAGTTTGTTAACTTCTCAGAACAGAAGGAGAAGTTAATGAAACGCAAGGAAGAACTAGATAAGGGTTATCAG TCGATTGTAGACCTAATGGACGTTCTTGAGCAACGCAAACACGAGGCCATCCTGTTCACATTTAAACAG ATGTCTCACTACTTCAGCGAAGTATTCAAGCAGCTGGTGTCCAACGGAAAAGCTTCGTTGGTGATGAAAACGGATCCAGTGGAACAACCG GAAGACGAAGAGAGCGAAGCATCTTCGCAGCAATCAACAGTTCCCCTGGTTGATCAGTTTACAGGGATTAGTATAAAG GTATCTTTTACTGGAAAGTCGGCGGAAACTCGTGAGATGAATCAGTTATCGGGAGGTCAGAAATCTTTGGTGGCCCTGGCGCTTATCTTCGCAATTCAAAAGTGTGACCCTGCTCCTTTCTATTTATTCGATGAGATCGACCAGGCACTGGATCCACAGTTCAGGAAAGCCGTTGCAG AGATGCTTCGTAACTTGGCAGAGAAAGCTCAATTCATCACCACGACTTTCAGACCAGAGCTACTGGAGTCCGCTGACAAGTTTTACGGTGTCAAGTTTCGAAACAAAGTCAGTCACATAGACGCCATCACAGCCGAACAAGCCAAGGATTTTATTGAAGACGACACTCAGGAAAAATGA
- the LOC138008653 gene encoding DBH-like monooxygenase protein 1 homolog: MALSTNVFAFLAPVLLSCRVFFRRVDALSYASIDSGDDNFKLQWAYDNERLIFNMTCKTTGWCAVGFTTTADGRRMLNYDIAVGGVASNAGYLDGYQSTGFAVPPKDPTPDYNLIQATEENGFTNVQFDRIPTTEGDDKDVQFGGNTEVWIVWAWKNNADAQIGLNRNLQHTATGISTRKYNLFKEAKGNTGNRKARSPALTLAILPLVARALAPF; encoded by the exons TCTTCGCTTTCCTGGCACCTGTCTTGCTTTCTTGTAGGGTCTTTTTTCGTAGGGTCGATGCACTGAGTTACGCCAGCATTGACTCTGGTGATGATAATTTCAAGCTTCAATGGGCGTACGACAATGAGAGGTTAATCTTCAACATGACTTGTAAAACAACAGGCTGGTGTGCGGTTGGTTTCACCACAACCGCTGACGGAAGACGAATGCTGAACTACGATATAGCTGTTGGTGGTGTGGCATCAAATGCAGGATACCTTGAT GGATACCAAAGCACGGGATTTGCAGTGCCACCAAAGGACCCGACACCAGACTACAATTTGATACAAGCCACTGAAGAAAACGGATTTACTAATGTGCAATTTGATAGGATTCCGACCACAGAAGGCGACGACAAAGATGTTCAGTTTGGG GGTAATACCGAAGTCTGGATCGTGTGGGCATGGAAAAACAACGCCGATGCTCAAATAGGCCTTAATAGAAACCTCCAACACACCGCCACGGGAATATCGACACGGAAATACAACTTGTTTAAGGAGGCAAAAGGGAACACAGGCAACAGGAAGGCGCGGTCACCTGCTTTGACCCTGGCGATTTTGCCGCTCGTTGCTCGTGCTCTGGCGCCATTCTAA